In one Natronosalvus amylolyticus genomic region, the following are encoded:
- a CDS encoding copper resistance protein CopD yields the protein MPVDAVSRIVHLVFAAVWAGSVFYVAFVVLPLARDGAFNTTKPLEVLSSKLTMLSRVSAVVLLVTGGHLAGVLYSFDGEGGPSLFSSTNGQLVIFMLVLWVALAALVEIGAKRFESGLNGKKLREPAQNALPMFRAAAVIGILLLIVGGLITTGFVHRL from the coding sequence ATGCCTGTCGATGCCGTCTCGCGAATCGTCCACCTGGTGTTTGCCGCCGTGTGGGCGGGCAGCGTCTTTTACGTGGCCTTCGTCGTCTTACCGCTGGCTCGAGATGGGGCCTTCAACACGACCAAACCGCTCGAGGTCCTCTCCTCGAAGCTAACGATGCTCTCGCGTGTGAGTGCAGTCGTCCTTCTGGTGACGGGTGGCCACCTCGCGGGCGTACTGTACAGCTTCGACGGCGAGGGTGGGCCGAGTCTGTTCAGTTCGACGAACGGCCAACTCGTCATTTTCATGCTCGTTCTCTGGGTGGCTCTCGCTGCGCTGGTCGAAATCGGAGCGAAACGCTTCGAATCGGGGCTGAACGGCAAGAAACTCCGCGAACCGGCCCAGAACGCGTTGCCGATGTTCCGTGCGGCGGCCGTTATCGGTATCCTCTTGCTCATCGTTGGCGGCCTCATCACGACCGGATTCGTGCACCGCCTCTGA
- a CDS encoding RNA-guided endonuclease InsQ/TnpB family protein, whose amino-acid sequence MKRANRFNVRPRSEKEREVFIRWLDASASLWNETNYARRQALLEDDESIWDADTGKLEGKYKGVLSSSVAQQIIRKNSEAWRSFFSSNERYHAGKLDEKPSPPGYWGNEDDGRVLRTYVRNDQYTIQFGKYSRLEVPIGSELKNELGLNRNQRLRVEVAGEPKWSGEQGRLELVYDETADTFRAYQPVTVDSSRLDSPLASEEAALDVGANNLVACTTTTGSQYLYEGRELFERFRETTEQIAYYQSLLEDQRKSSKRIDRLYRKRTNRRKHAQNTLVRDLVERLYDEGVSTLYVGDIKGVLSTHWSPVINSKTHNFWAYRRFINRLEDMCEEYGIRVEEESEAWTSQECPDCGEREGTIRHEDSLACPCGFEGHADLVASESFLRQQNNTVGSMARPVYLKWNKHSWREHHSPPSLVETTANEAYTNQSTASSGNIALGDSDD is encoded by the coding sequence ATGAAGCGAGCCAATCGCTTCAACGTTCGCCCTCGCTCGGAGAAAGAGCGTGAGGTGTTCATTCGCTGGTTGGACGCTTCTGCGAGTCTCTGGAACGAGACCAACTACGCTCGCCGCCAAGCCCTTCTTGAAGACGACGAAAGCATCTGGGACGCCGACACCGGCAAACTCGAAGGCAAATACAAGGGTGTTCTCAGCAGTTCCGTCGCCCAACAGATCATCCGCAAGAACTCCGAAGCGTGGCGGTCGTTCTTTTCCAGCAATGAGAGATACCACGCCGGCAAACTCGACGAGAAGCCGTCTCCACCTGGATACTGGGGTAACGAAGACGATGGACGGGTACTCCGTACGTACGTTCGCAACGACCAGTACACCATCCAATTCGGGAAATATTCCCGGCTTGAAGTCCCGATCGGCTCTGAACTCAAAAACGAACTTGGGTTGAATCGGAACCAACGGCTTCGCGTTGAAGTTGCTGGTGAGCCGAAGTGGAGCGGCGAGCAAGGCCGACTCGAACTCGTGTACGACGAAACCGCAGATACGTTCAGGGCTTATCAACCAGTCACCGTCGACAGTTCTCGACTGGATTCACCACTGGCTTCGGAAGAAGCCGCTCTCGACGTGGGCGCGAACAATCTCGTCGCTTGCACGACGACAACCGGTTCTCAATACTTGTACGAAGGACGTGAGTTGTTCGAGCGGTTCCGCGAAACCACCGAACAAATCGCGTACTACCAGTCACTCCTCGAAGACCAGCGCAAATCCAGCAAGCGCATCGACCGCTTGTACCGTAAGCGCACGAATCGGCGCAAACACGCCCAAAACACCCTCGTCCGCGACCTCGTGGAACGTCTGTACGACGAGGGCGTGTCGACGCTGTACGTAGGCGACATCAAAGGCGTTCTCTCAACACATTGGTCGCCGGTTATAAACTCGAAGACGCACAACTTTTGGGCGTACCGCCGGTTCATCAATCGGCTCGAAGACATGTGCGAAGAGTACGGTATCAGGGTCGAAGAGGAATCTGAAGCGTGGACGAGTCAGGAGTGTCCCGACTGTGGCGAGCGCGAAGGGACTATTCGCCACGAGGATTCGCTGGCGTGTCCGTGTGGGTTCGAGGGTCACGCCGACCTTGTCGCATCGGAATCGTTCCTGAGACAGCAGAACAACACAGTAGGGTCGATGGCACGGCCCGTGTACCTCAAGTGGAACAAACACAGTTGGCGGGAACATCATAGCCCGCCCTCCCTTGTGGAGACAACGGCCAACGAGGCGTACACAAACCAAAGTACCGCATCGAGCGGAAATATCGCTCTCGGGGACTCAGACGACTGA
- a CDS encoding deoxyuridine 5'-triphosphate nucleotidohydrolase, with protein sequence MYRSGEFVANHVSPTTGEQVQPNGVDLTLDVVFEQLEPGRITKADKEVGDRVARPLEQLEQKDPDSYYLPEGSYVVRYGERIRIPDGHIGFVYPRSSLMRNSCMLNTAVWDAGYEGRGEGLMQVHHDIELERGARIAQLVFAKAEHQATYDGSYQGENL encoded by the coding sequence ATGTACCGTTCCGGCGAGTTCGTCGCCAACCACGTATCGCCGACCACCGGCGAGCAGGTACAGCCAAACGGCGTCGACCTGACCCTCGACGTCGTGTTCGAACAACTCGAGCCGGGGCGAATTACCAAAGCGGACAAAGAGGTCGGGGATCGGGTAGCCCGGCCGCTCGAGCAACTCGAGCAAAAAGACCCCGACAGCTACTATCTGCCAGAGGGGTCCTACGTCGTCCGATACGGTGAACGAATCCGCATCCCCGACGGCCACATCGGTTTCGTCTATCCGCGGTCGTCGCTCATGCGAAACTCCTGTATGCTCAACACTGCGGTCTGGGACGCGGGCTACGAGGGACGGGGGGAAGGGCTAATGCAAGTTCATCACGATATCGAACTCGAGCGCGGGGCCCGGATTGCACAACTCGTCTTCGCGAAGGCGGAGCACCAAGCTACGTACGACGGGAGCTATCAGGGTGAAAATCTCTAG
- a CDS encoding DUF7344 domain-containing protein, producing MGTASATSLGGRERQASATTTLSEDELFELLANQRRRHILHALMREDQALEIGTLSQEIAAWEDGNALEEVSSKDRKRVYTALQQSHLPKMDKSGVVDYNSDRGTVEPTEALEDVEIYMDVIRGRELPWSDYYLGLTGVIALVLGGATVGIAPFAMLPMSAWTIFVVVTLAVSALAHRYYSRRNRLGISGEPPGVE from the coding sequence ATGGGGACCGCAAGCGCGACGTCCTTGGGGGGACGTGAGCGACAAGCATCAGCTACGACAACACTTTCGGAGGACGAACTGTTCGAACTACTCGCAAATCAGCGTCGACGGCACATTCTTCACGCACTCATGCGCGAGGACCAGGCACTCGAGATCGGGACGCTCTCACAGGAGATCGCCGCCTGGGAGGACGGCAACGCACTCGAGGAAGTCTCGAGCAAGGATCGAAAACGGGTCTATACGGCACTCCAGCAATCGCACCTGCCGAAGATGGACAAATCGGGGGTCGTCGACTACAACAGCGACCGCGGAACGGTCGAGCCGACCGAAGCGCTCGAGGACGTCGAAATCTACATGGACGTCATTCGCGGGCGTGAACTCCCTTGGAGCGACTACTACCTCGGACTGACGGGCGTTATCGCGCTCGTACTGGGTGGGGCAACGGTGGGGATTGCTCCGTTTGCGATGCTCCCGATGTCCGCCTGGACGATCTTCGTCGTGGTGACGCTCGCCGTCTCGGCGCTGGCACATCGGTACTACTCCCGGCGGAATCGCCTCGGTATCAGTGGCGAGCCACCGGGGGTCGAGTAA
- a CDS encoding metal-dependent hydrolase, whose protein sequence is MMATTHVFLGLALVAPVAYAVPELAAPLAVGAIIGGLAPDFDLVFIHRRTFHFPLVGGVLTVPMLAVALLVPSALTAFLAAFALTAWVHAVSDAAGGGPEMDPWTNPTDRAVYDHVRGRWVRPRRWIRYDGAPEDAVLAVSLAVVPLIVFDGLLRTLILTLVVVSVIYALLRRRLVEWTPDWLE, encoded by the coding sequence ATGATGGCGACAACGCACGTGTTCCTCGGACTGGCGCTCGTTGCGCCGGTCGCGTACGCGGTTCCGGAACTGGCTGCTCCGCTCGCTGTGGGGGCGATCATCGGCGGCCTCGCTCCGGATTTTGACCTCGTGTTCATCCATCGTCGGACGTTCCATTTTCCGCTCGTGGGTGGCGTGCTCACCGTCCCGATGCTCGCCGTTGCACTCCTGGTCCCGTCGGCGCTCACCGCATTCCTCGCGGCGTTCGCGCTTACGGCGTGGGTGCACGCGGTCAGTGACGCCGCTGGCGGCGGCCCCGAAATGGATCCGTGGACGAATCCGACCGACCGCGCCGTCTACGATCACGTCCGCGGTCGTTGGGTCCGCCCTCGCCGCTGGATTCGTTACGATGGTGCGCCCGAAGACGCCGTCCTGGCCGTCTCGCTTGCGGTCGTTCCGCTGATCGTGTTCGACGGACTCCTCAGAACACTCATCCTCACCTTGGTCGTCGTTTCGGTGATTTACGCACTGCTTCGCCGTCGACTCGTCGAGTGGACACCTGACTGGCTCGAGTGA
- a CDS encoding endonuclease NucS domain-containing protein, translating to MISDSIRVIAGDCTVIADGTDRSEYRGRVTTIVKPDNTVLVHDVDGYQPVAWLTRADSVSSDRSDGFTLVAKKDTQTLRVAAHDQDGFGTYPASSAGIPVGTCPNDDCTGVLVRSNGVHCVDCGERYAIPNDATIRDERCSCGLPRMRVERGLAFHVCLDRDCESLDDAVTEAFGREWDCPECGSDLLILRRGGLIAGCESYPECETGYVIPTGVVDGECGCGLPTFDTGHGRRCLDATCARLEERDRTARDALEGEEAVVEK from the coding sequence ATGATCAGCGACTCGATCCGCGTCATCGCCGGGGACTGTACGGTCATCGCCGACGGCACCGACCGCAGCGAATACCGCGGGCGCGTGACGACCATCGTCAAGCCCGACAACACTGTCCTCGTCCACGACGTCGACGGCTACCAGCCGGTCGCCTGGCTCACTCGAGCCGACAGCGTCTCGAGCGACCGCTCGGATGGGTTCACCCTCGTCGCCAAGAAGGACACCCAGACCCTGCGCGTCGCCGCCCACGACCAGGATGGCTTCGGGACGTACCCCGCCTCGAGCGCCGGCATCCCCGTCGGCACCTGCCCAAACGACGACTGCACCGGCGTGCTCGTTCGCTCGAACGGCGTCCACTGTGTCGACTGTGGTGAGCGCTATGCGATTCCGAACGACGCGACGATTCGCGACGAGCGCTGTTCGTGTGGCCTTCCACGGATGCGCGTCGAACGGGGACTCGCCTTTCACGTCTGTCTCGACCGCGACTGTGAATCACTCGACGACGCCGTCACCGAGGCCTTCGGCCGCGAGTGGGACTGCCCGGAGTGTGGGAGCGACCTCCTGATTCTCCGACGCGGCGGGCTGATCGCCGGCTGTGAATCGTACCCCGAGTGTGAGACCGGCTACGTGATCCCGACCGGCGTCGTCGACGGCGAGTGTGGCTGTGGCCTCCCAACCTTCGACACCGGGCACGGCCGGCGCTGTCTGGATGCGACCTGTGCTCGACTTGAGGAACGCGATCGAACCGCTCGTGACGCCCTCGAGGGGGAAGAAGCGGTCGTCGAGAAGTGA
- the endA gene encoding tRNA-intron lyase, which translates to MTLEGRFDGDVVRVAGDARQRFHDARGYGYPLEGNEIALAPVEAAHLLYRGDIAVVDTRSGGAQNLGFRDFLAGDHGPDFGVRFLVYADLRSRGFYLTPAREPWLEDPPDAAFAVFPRGSGPGDGEIEYALQVVGERTDLSATDLAAGALAVVDEESEITYFEVSTPEISGDSAAALPTGVDADLLEDRVVVWNPPETLYERTFYGQPLEGREYDRPTLQCSLLEAAHLSRNGALELEPERVLERGRTVEGDRFDRRLAVYTALREAGVVPKTGYKFGADFRTYASVESVDDLGHSELLIRVHPSEHVFEPRDLALDVRLAHGVRKTMVFALVSSQSGAENRADSITWLALTRLTP; encoded by the coding sequence ATGACACTCGAGGGTCGATTCGACGGCGACGTGGTTCGCGTTGCAGGTGACGCTCGCCAGCGATTTCACGACGCTCGCGGCTACGGCTATCCGCTCGAGGGTAACGAAATCGCGCTCGCGCCGGTCGAAGCCGCCCACCTGTTGTATCGTGGGGATATCGCTGTCGTCGATACGCGGTCCGGTGGCGCCCAAAACCTTGGGTTTCGCGACTTTCTCGCAGGCGATCACGGACCCGACTTCGGCGTTCGGTTTCTCGTCTACGCCGACCTCCGCTCGCGTGGGTTCTACCTGACCCCGGCCAGGGAACCGTGGCTCGAGGACCCACCAGATGCGGCGTTTGCCGTCTTTCCGCGCGGTTCCGGGCCCGGAGATGGCGAAATCGAGTACGCCCTGCAGGTCGTCGGCGAACGAACCGACCTGTCAGCGACCGACCTCGCGGCGGGCGCACTCGCCGTCGTCGACGAAGAGAGCGAGATTACCTACTTCGAGGTGAGTACGCCCGAAATTAGCGGCGATAGCGCGGCGGCGTTACCAACGGGGGTCGACGCCGACTTGCTCGAAGACCGTGTCGTCGTCTGGAACCCACCGGAGACGCTGTACGAACGCACGTTTTACGGCCAGCCACTCGAGGGGAGAGAGTACGACCGACCGACGCTCCAGTGTTCGTTGCTCGAGGCAGCCCACCTCAGCCGGAACGGCGCACTCGAACTGGAGCCCGAACGGGTACTCGAACGTGGCCGGACCGTCGAAGGCGATCGATTCGACCGCCGGTTGGCGGTGTACACCGCACTGCGAGAAGCAGGAGTCGTCCCGAAAACCGGATACAAGTTCGGGGCCGACTTCCGCACGTACGCGTCCGTCGAAAGCGTCGACGACCTGGGCCACTCGGAGTTGCTGATCAGGGTCCACCCGAGCGAGCACGTCTTCGAGCCCCGAGACCTCGCGCTCGACGTTCGACTCGCCCACGGCGTCAGAAAAACCATGGTGTTCGCACTGGTGAGTTCCCAAAGTGGTGCGGAGAACCGGGCGGATTCGATAACCTGGCTCGCACTCACTCGACTGACCCCATGA
- a CDS encoding aconitate hydratase yields MGQTLTEKILEDHLVEGELETGEEIGIEIDQVLTQDTTGTMVWLQFEAMGLDEVQTEIAAQYCDHQTYQFDFKNTDDHRFLRSAAGTFGAHFSRPGNGICHNVHRENFAAPGKTLLGSDSHTPTPGGMGELAIGAGGIDVTVAMGGAPYYIEMPEIVEVRLEGELPEWATAKDVILEMLRRLSVKGGVGKILEYTGPGAETLTAPERMTITNMGTELGATTSIFGTDEQTKDYLERVGRGDEYVELQPDDDAEYDDQIVVDLSDLEPLIAEPSMPDKVVPVREVAGQSVEQVIVGSCTNGGYEDILPVAKMLEGRETSMETETIVAPGSKQASEMLARKGWVAEMMAAGVNFSEATCGACIGIGHVPASDSVSLRTFNRNFEGRSGIEDDNVYLCSPEVAAAAALKGEIVDPRDLADELGDLEAPGVELPEKYDGSKTDLIAPDEAVDDELIKGPNIGDVPIRDQLGSEVAGEALLKMEDNITTDHIIPATQDILMYRSNVPKLSEFTLSRVDDTFAQRALDADGGFLVAGENYGQGSSREHAALCPMYLGIEAVLAQSFARIHRANLFNFGIVPLTIDEDTYDAIDQGDDLEIVDDVYEAVTSGQEEFTVRVNGDEYTATLDASERERDILAAGGKLAWTKAQAEDSGAAPADD; encoded by the coding sequence ATGGGACAGACGCTTACCGAGAAAATTCTCGAAGATCACCTCGTCGAGGGCGAACTCGAAACTGGCGAGGAGATCGGGATCGAGATCGACCAGGTGCTGACACAGGACACCACGGGAACGATGGTCTGGCTCCAGTTCGAAGCGATGGGACTGGACGAGGTCCAGACCGAAATCGCGGCCCAGTACTGTGACCACCAGACGTACCAGTTCGACTTCAAAAACACCGACGACCACCGTTTCCTGCGTTCTGCTGCCGGCACGTTCGGGGCACACTTCTCTCGCCCCGGTAACGGCATCTGTCACAACGTCCACCGGGAGAACTTCGCCGCCCCCGGCAAGACGTTGCTCGGCTCCGACAGCCACACCCCAACCCCCGGCGGAATGGGCGAACTCGCCATCGGTGCCGGCGGTATCGACGTCACCGTCGCCATGGGTGGCGCACCGTACTACATCGAGATGCCCGAAATCGTCGAGGTCCGCCTCGAGGGCGAACTCCCCGAGTGGGCCACCGCGAAAGACGTCATCCTCGAGATGCTGCGCCGCCTGTCCGTGAAAGGTGGCGTCGGCAAAATCCTCGAGTACACCGGCCCCGGTGCCGAAACCCTCACCGCGCCCGAGCGAATGACCATCACCAACATGGGCACCGAACTCGGCGCAACGACGTCGATTTTCGGTACCGACGAGCAGACCAAAGACTACCTCGAGCGCGTCGGCCGCGGCGACGAGTACGTCGAACTCCAGCCCGACGACGACGCCGAGTACGACGACCAGATCGTCGTCGATCTCTCGGACCTCGAGCCGTTGATCGCCGAACCCTCGATGCCCGACAAGGTCGTCCCCGTCCGCGAGGTCGCCGGCCAGTCCGTCGAACAGGTCATCGTCGGCTCCTGTACCAACGGCGGCTACGAGGACATCCTCCCCGTCGCGAAGATGCTCGAGGGGCGCGAAACTTCGATGGAAACGGAGACCATCGTCGCACCCGGCTCCAAGCAGGCCTCCGAGATGCTCGCCCGCAAAGGCTGGGTCGCCGAGATGATGGCCGCCGGCGTCAACTTCTCGGAAGCCACCTGCGGTGCCTGTATCGGTATCGGTCACGTTCCCGCGAGCGATTCCGTCTCGCTGCGAACGTTCAACCGCAACTTCGAGGGCCGTTCGGGCATCGAAGACGACAACGTCTACCTCTGTTCGCCGGAAGTCGCCGCCGCCGCCGCGCTCAAAGGCGAAATCGTCGACCCACGAGACCTGGCCGACGAACTCGGCGACCTCGAGGCACCCGGCGTCGAACTCCCCGAGAAGTACGACGGCTCCAAAACCGACCTCATCGCACCGGACGAGGCCGTCGACGACGAACTCATCAAAGGGCCGAACATCGGCGACGTCCCGATTCGCGACCAGCTCGGCTCCGAGGTCGCCGGCGAAGCACTGCTCAAGATGGAGGACAACATCACGACCGACCACATCATCCCCGCGACTCAGGACATCCTGATGTACCGGTCGAACGTCCCCAAACTGAGCGAGTTCACGCTCTCTCGCGTCGACGACACCTTCGCCCAGCGCGCACTCGACGCCGACGGCGGGTTCCTCGTCGCCGGCGAGAACTACGGCCAGGGTTCCTCGCGAGAACACGCCGCCCTCTGTCCGATGTATCTCGGCATCGAGGCGGTGCTCGCCCAGAGCTTCGCCCGGATCCACCGCGCGAACCTCTTTAACTTCGGAATCGTCCCGCTGACCATCGACGAGGACACCTACGACGCGATCGACCAGGGTGACGACCTCGAGATCGTCGACGACGTCTACGAAGCCGTCACGAGCGGTCAGGAAGAATTCACCGTCCGCGTCAACGGCGACGAGTACACCGCAACGCTCGACGCCTCCGAGCGAGAACGCGACATTCTCGCTGCCGGCGGCAAACTCGCCTGGACGAAAGCCCAGGCCGAAGACTCGGGCGCAGCACCTGCCGACGACTGA
- a CDS encoding amino acid-binding protein, translating into MFDEIMEKFEGSPSQQAVIRLLLERGFSVNDDGRVVSGGIEIPNTGIAREIDVDRRVVDSTTDVILEDPELRRIFQNISQVPSLMDLAPVLDLTVLSVEVADAEQKGIVAAVTGVLAEHDVSIRQTISEDPEFTDEPRLHLVTDQELPGDVITDLRALPFVRTLEIQ; encoded by the coding sequence ATGTTCGACGAAATCATGGAGAAGTTCGAGGGGTCACCGAGTCAGCAGGCCGTTATTCGCCTGTTGCTCGAGCGTGGGTTCTCCGTCAACGACGACGGGCGGGTCGTCTCCGGCGGCATCGAAATTCCGAACACCGGAATCGCCCGCGAGATCGACGTCGACCGACGGGTCGTCGACTCGACGACCGACGTCATCCTCGAGGACCCCGAACTCCGGCGTATCTTTCAGAACATCTCGCAAGTGCCCAGTCTGATGGATCTGGCACCGGTGCTCGACCTGACGGTCCTGTCCGTCGAGGTTGCCGACGCGGAACAGAAAGGCATCGTCGCCGCAGTCACCGGCGTGCTCGCAGAACACGACGTCTCGATTCGCCAGACGATCAGCGAAGACCCTGAGTTCACCGACGAACCCCGGCTCCATCTGGTAACCGATCAAGAACTCCCTGGCGACGTGATCACCGATCTGCGCGCGCTACCGTTCGTTCGCACCCTCGAGATTCAATAA
- a CDS encoding PH domain-containing protein, whose product MSEGNNAAWLHLADGEQVVWESRPHPISMGWRLPLGGGLILFGLVFLVWTATNGNELVTATGLVFSGVGLGVVLVAYVFWTNTRYVITSGELYRKHGVIARNVTQFRLDRIQNTSLRQSYFGRLLGYGELTVYTAGSADPELTFRYTPRPERAAGVLNEQLEGGSRREREREES is encoded by the coding sequence ATGTCAGAGGGGAATAACGCGGCGTGGCTCCACCTCGCCGACGGGGAACAGGTCGTCTGGGAGAGCCGTCCGCATCCGATTTCGATGGGGTGGCGACTCCCGCTCGGGGGCGGGCTGATTCTGTTCGGTCTGGTCTTTCTGGTCTGGACGGCGACCAACGGCAACGAACTCGTGACCGCGACGGGGCTCGTCTTTTCGGGAGTTGGCCTCGGGGTCGTCCTCGTGGCGTACGTCTTCTGGACGAACACGCGCTACGTCATCACCTCGGGTGAACTGTATCGAAAACACGGTGTCATCGCTCGGAACGTCACACAGTTCCGTCTCGACCGGATACAGAACACGAGTTTGCGCCAGAGCTACTTCGGCCGGCTGCTCGGCTACGGTGAACTGACCGTCTATACGGCGGGTTCGGCCGACCCCGAACTCACGTTTCGGTACACGCCACGGCCAGAACGTGCGGCTGGCGTGCTCAACGAACAGCTCGAGGGTGGCTCGAGGCGAGAACGGGAGCGCGAGGAATCGTGA
- a CDS encoding ATP-binding protein, with amino-acid sequence MAVGAVGAPNVLVLGDTHGDGILEALESRLSRVTLVHERQLEGALERLKNEDFACVVCPASSSAPALSTLLEAVEKHAENGEVVCYIESGRETAGSEFEDVPYRPATFHTTAKDTLVDHVERFVAERHREEIIRALQRSTQELFHATSTEEIAEAAVDTANRLLGHPFTSVFQYTEREDGFDVVATTDERQTHGDPPQRIPAGDSLTGTAFGNQRPVYFDTGIDTTTDVFDVESVDGTSWLDELVDLEAIDVRSIDESDVLTDPSNPMSSGFIFPLGTYGTLGVVAIEPQAFTVDDFRFLSVLADTTTAALERTERERALEETNDRLEAFAAIVSHDLRNPLAVATGKLQLLEAECDSDQIEGIEDALGRMDNLIEDVLTLVRNDIDGDDLEWVSLGVVANRAWDTVDTGDASLEVATDLGSARAVDGPLQELFENLFDNAVTHGGRDVTVRVEPLETGGFAIEDDGEGIDDVDRSRLFEYGYTSSGSGTGLGLAIVERIASVFDWEVTAHTGADGGLRLEFQTFDH; translated from the coding sequence ATGGCAGTTGGTGCAGTCGGCGCGCCGAACGTCCTCGTTCTCGGAGACACTCACGGAGATGGGATACTCGAGGCGCTCGAGTCCCGGCTTTCTCGCGTGACGCTAGTTCACGAGCGACAGCTCGAAGGCGCACTCGAGCGATTGAAAAACGAAGATTTCGCGTGCGTCGTCTGTCCCGCTTCATCGAGCGCACCAGCCCTGTCGACGCTCCTCGAAGCAGTCGAGAAACACGCCGAAAACGGAGAAGTCGTCTGTTATATCGAGTCCGGAAGGGAGACAGCGGGCAGTGAGTTCGAAGACGTCCCCTACCGGCCAGCGACGTTTCACACGACGGCCAAAGACACACTGGTCGACCACGTCGAGCGTTTCGTCGCGGAGCGTCACCGGGAAGAGATTATTCGTGCGCTCCAGCGTTCGACACAGGAGCTGTTTCACGCGACGTCGACCGAAGAAATTGCGGAGGCAGCCGTCGACACAGCAAACCGGCTGCTGGGCCATCCGTTCACCTCGGTTTTTCAGTACACCGAACGTGAAGATGGGTTCGACGTCGTTGCGACGACCGACGAACGGCAAACGCACGGCGATCCACCACAGCGAATCCCCGCTGGCGACTCGCTGACCGGAACCGCCTTCGGGAACCAGCGCCCCGTCTACTTCGACACCGGAATCGACACCACGACCGACGTCTTCGACGTCGAGTCAGTCGACGGCACCTCGTGGCTCGATGAACTCGTCGACCTCGAGGCCATCGACGTTCGATCGATCGACGAAAGCGACGTCCTCACCGACCCATCCAACCCAATGTCGTCTGGATTTATTTTTCCGCTCGGCACCTACGGTACCCTCGGCGTCGTCGCGATCGAGCCACAGGCGTTCACCGTCGACGACTTTCGGTTCCTGAGCGTGCTGGCAGACACCACCACGGCGGCTCTGGAACGCACCGAGCGGGAACGAGCCCTCGAGGAGACCAACGATCGACTCGAGGCGTTCGCCGCCATCGTTTCTCACGACCTGCGGAATCCGCTGGCCGTCGCCACGGGGAAACTCCAGTTACTGGAAGCGGAGTGTGACAGCGACCAGATCGAAGGTATCGAGGACGCGCTGGGACGGATGGACAACCTCATCGAGGATGTCCTCACACTCGTCCGAAACGATATCGACGGCGACGATCTCGAGTGGGTCTCACTCGGCGTGGTCGCCAACCGGGCCTGGGACACCGTCGACACCGGCGACGCAAGCCTCGAAGTGGCCACGGACCTCGGTTCCGCCAGGGCGGTCGACGGTCCGCTCCAGGAGCTGTTCGAGAACCTCTTCGACAACGCCGTCACACACGGCGGTCGTGATGTGACCGTTCGGGTCGAGCCCCTCGAAACCGGCGGGTTCGCCATCGAAGACGATGGTGAAGGTATCGACGACGTCGACCGTTCCCGGCTGTTCGAGTACGGGTACACCTCGAGCGGGTCTGGAACCGGGCTCGGGCTCGCAATCGTCGAACGAATCGCGTCAGTTTTCGACTGGGAGGTCACCGCCCATACCGGGGCCGATGGGGGACTTCGCCTCGAGTTCCAGACCTTCGATCACTAA
- the hisB gene encoding imidazoleglycerol-phosphate dehydratase HisB produces MSQRTATVSRTTGETSIECTLTVDGTGESTVDTGIGFFDHMCSAFAKHGLFDLELTCDGDLEVDDHHTVEDVAIVLGQAFDDALGDRAGIVRYADRRVPLDEAVADAVVDVSGRPRFYFEGGFSQEQIGGFTSDMARHFAESLAMHAGVTLHLSVDGDNAHHEVEALFKTLARTLDDATRLDERREGTPSTKGTL; encoded by the coding sequence ATGAGCCAGCGAACGGCGACCGTCTCGCGCACGACGGGCGAGACGTCGATCGAGTGTACCCTGACCGTCGACGGTACCGGCGAATCGACCGTCGACACCGGTATCGGCTTTTTCGATCACATGTGCAGCGCGTTCGCCAAGCACGGACTGTTCGATCTCGAACTGACGTGTGACGGCGACCTCGAGGTCGACGATCACCACACGGTCGAAGACGTTGCAATCGTCCTCGGGCAGGCGTTCGACGACGCACTCGGGGACCGGGCGGGTATCGTCCGATATGCCGACCGACGGGTCCCACTCGACGAGGCAGTCGCCGATGCCGTCGTCGACGTGAGTGGCCGCCCGCGATTTTATTTCGAAGGTGGGTTTTCACAGGAGCAAATCGGCGGGTTCACGAGCGACATGGCGCGTCACTTCGCCGAGTCGCTGGCGATGCACGCCGGCGTGACCCTCCATCTCTCAGTGGACGGCGACAACGCCCACCACGAGGTGGAGGCACTGTTCAAAACGCTCGCTCGAACGCTCGACGACGCAACTCGACTCGACGAGCGACGGGAGGGAACGCCGAGCACGAAGGGGACCTTATAA